The segment ttcctatctccaaaggctgccggtttgattcccacatgggccagtgagctctcaaccaccaggttgctggttcaactcctgtaagggatggtgggcagtgccccctgcaagtagaaaatggcaactggacctggagctgagctgtgacatccacaactaagattgaaaggacaacaacttgacttggaaaaaaggcctggaaataaacactgttccccaataaagaataaagtcccgttccccttccccaataaaatctttttaaaaaaatgtatttcttgaataaaaacaatagtttttaatgtttcccaaataattatatatatatatatatatatatatacacacacatatatatatatagcattttctcaactatgttaaatatatatagttgAGAAAAGACCAGAAAGAAACTTGCCAGGATGTTAGCAATTGTGGTTTTTGTGTTGTGAGATTATGggcaatttttaatgttttagaaaatttagaaatgtttctaaaatgaacatgtttttcttttataataaaaatttttagtaagagaaagaagaggcatTTAAGAACAGCCTAGTTCTGATGGAGTCTGCCTACTGCCCATTTTATCCCACCATTGGACCCACGCCAGGTCAAGAAAGCAGGGCAGACTCTACCCATGCCCACACCTTCTCTGTTTCCCTGCCCTCATGTGGCTCTGCCATTGTGttggtttttttcttcccatcttaCCTTGGATCTTGAATTCCCTTACCTTGGACAAATTTACTGATGAATGGTGACATGTGTAGGCCAGTGAGATGTATCTCGATGCTGAGATGGAAAGATGTAAATAAGGAGCCTTAGATTATAAATAATGGGCATAACTAATTTGTGTGCCATTGAGTTTCACCAGGGCCGTGCTATGTGCTCATGAAGAATCCCACCAATTCCCtgttgacagatgaggaaacaggctcaaagaGGCTCCGTGCATGAACCTGTCTGTGTCCCTATGTAGGCATCCATGAAGTTGGCATATTCATGTGTCTCCAGTCCATCACCAAGTTCTGTTAAATACTACCCCCTAAATAGCTCTCAATCTGTTCACTTCATATTATTGACAACACTACCTGCCCCCGTCAAGCCCTACAGCAATGGTCTCCTAATTGGTTTTCTCCAGCCCTTCTGCACCCTCATCCTTTCTCTTCAACTGCCGGGGTTATCTTCTAGAAATTTAAATCTGAACCCAACCACCATTGCTTAAAATTTTGCAGTGATCCCCAATGCTCTTAGGATGGAGACAAAACTCCTTAAAATGGTTCACTGGGCCCTGTGGAGATCCCTCTATCCCTTCTGTCTCATGGCCCCCCTCTTCTCTCTGTTCTAGCCCCATGGACCTTCTCTTAGTTCCTTGTACTCACCATCtcaccacagggcctttgcatatgctctGCTTTCTGCTAGATCCATTCCTGTTGACCCCTGTGCCTAgttaactcctactcatccttcagacCTCCTTTCAGATGTTACCACTTGCTAGATCACACCCTCAATAGACGTTCTTACAGCATCTTTTACCTTTTCTTCAGATCACTAAATATAGTTACAGTTTTACATTTAGTCAATTAgttgattatttgtttattttcacactagactgtaagttccacAAAGGCAGGAACTGTTCTCTTTTGGATCACCAATCCCTGGTACTGAGCATATCGCTTGGCCTACTAGAGGAGATCATAAAatctttgttaaatgaatgagttaatgagtGAACAAAACCCATTGACTCTTCTGATCTGGTTCCTTTTCCTGAAAAGGCTACCAAGCCCTTCAGAAGACTGGAAGCAGAAGAGGGAGGTAACTATCATAATAATGCTTGCCCATCACAGAGTGTCAAAGTAATAGGAGAGTCTACAGGCTGCATTTTAGATGCCTCCCTTCCCCTGCTCATTCCCACCCTCTTCCAAAGAGGGCCAGAAAGGAAGCCACTGCAGAGAAGTCTCAGGGCCAGCCTTTGCCAGACAGAGCCTCACCAGGCAGGCAAGGGAGAATGGGAaggtgaggaaaggaaggaaataggaaTCTACTGAGAAAGGACTCTGTTTTGGATACCATGCTAAATGtttacatacatcatctcattgaatcctcccaAAACCCCATattgcaggtgagaaaacagacttAAAAACTTTGTGAAACTTGAATGTCATAAAACCAATGCAGGGCAAAGCTGAGTTTGAATTCAGATGTCAGCCTTCCTCCAAAGTCTGGGCTTGTCCAGGCTTCCATCCTGGCCGCCAGCCCTCAAACGCCTCCTTTACTCTGTTAACTTAGGGCCTAAAATTGGCCCTAAGGATTTACTTATCCGTTGGCCTTTGTCTAAAGCTGAGGTGTATGACGGTTGAAGTCGATAgctgggaaacagaaactcaacATCATAAAGGCAACGGCTACCAGccctaaaaagaaatatttaaataaaaattggaatgtgaaaagtaaaggaaatggaGTTAATGTGAGTTAATTTCTCATCCTTCATATTTTGTCTAAAACAGACAAATTTATGATATTACATAAGGGGATAATGGTAGCCACAGGGGAACTAAAAACAGAAGCTGTTGGTGGGGGTTGCCTCTGGGGAGTAGagctgaggaaaggagagaaactttaatttttcatttgtttttccttctgagctgtttattttttatttttttaatcatagtgTTCTTCTGTAACTTTTCTAACAAGTTTAGAAATTTTTTATCACAAAGGactaaacagacaaaaatacCCTTCCTTTAGAATGCAAGTATGTCTAAAAGTAGTAGTCCTTACATCAGGGTAAAAGTTAGTCTGCAAGTTTCCTCTGTGTTAAGAAAGATGGAATCAGGGGAGGGTCATGTGATAATAAACATGGCTTCCTAAGCAGTTGCCTCTGGGGAACAGGAATTGGAGACACACTTGATAAATTTTCCCGTGCAAGTGCACCGGGCCAGGCTAAGCGAGGAGCCACTCTTCCCTCACATTCAGACACACCCAGACACAAAAGGGTCTCCATGAGGGCAACAGATAACTGATAGGTCGGCCAGTAAAGGAACACacatggtcaggcaagttaagaaagtttttattgtaagagagcAAGAGTTTATCCGGCTGAGCATCAGATGGCTACAGCCGGGCTGCATATCTAAAGCAGACTTGCTGCCCCgaaggaggggtgaggagggttttatagcgactgtgctgacagggtagcattgtttgaacagaaaatgctgactgcctgtgagccagtagctgttttgtggcgttTTCTCTTATcacaagtttggctctgtctgcaggtgcaggccaacagacattttgttgtgtgttttttttttcatgttgttgttttcttgcagacatggctctgtctgtaagtcaaggtctctgagacctaacttTCAGAGACCTAAcagtaagtcaaggtctctgacaTTCAGAGACCTACCAACAAACACCCCTCTAAATATCCCTGGAGGAACTGTCCCTCAAAAGTGCCATACTCTGAGCAGGAGCTTCTGCCTGCCAGGGACACTGCTCCTGCTGGTTCCATCTGACTGCCGTTTCTTAGGGGCTGGGTGGATCTAGGCCCAGGGAGGTGGAATGCAGAGGCTTCTCAGGTGAGTGTGACTCAGGTCCTGTTCCAGAGCTGGCCATAGAGCATAGATCACAGTCCTGCACCCCTCAGGACCCAAgggccccttcctcctcccaagGCATGGCACCGGCTTGACCTTTGCTCATCTGCAGTTTATGTCACTTTGGACCCCAGCAGCTGCAGAAAGGAAAGCTGGGGCACAACTCAGCTCAGGAGTGCCACTCTCTGGCAGCTAACAGCAGGGAGCCCAGAGTCTGGCATTCCCAGCACCAGACAAAGACCTGTTGATCTTTGACCCCTGCCTCTCCCAAAGCCTtggccctgccttcctccctcccccctttcttcccTGTGGGCCTCCTGTTCTCTGTCTCTTCACTTCCCTGGCACCCTTGCTCTAACTGGCAGTTTTTCCCAGCATCTTGCCCAGGCTAATCCTTCCATGCTGTCTTCAAGCCCAGCTTCCTGCACATCTCCCAACCCTGACAGGGAGAACCCAAGTAAGAAGGTCCAGTGGGCTTCTGGGAAGAGAAGGACGTCATCCACAGACTCAGACTCAAAGTCTTACGCTGACCCCTCCAAAGTGTCCAGATCCCGGAGACCCAGCCGGCTGACAGTGAAGTACGACCGGGGGCAGCTCCAGCGCTGGCTGGAGATGGAGCAATGGGTGGATTCGAAGGTTCAGGAGCTCTTCCAGGTGGGTAGCatggggaagggtgggaggacatggGGGGCCTGGGGCCCAGCCAGAGGGCCGAGAGAGCCTGCTGGGAGATCTCAGGAAACGGGACATGGGTTTGCACCCAGAAATCTGGCCCCTGTGATCTGGACTGGGCCTCTGTCTTCATAATCTGGGGAAGGTCTTTTACCATCCCTGAGACTTAGTTTCCTAATTTCTAAAATGGGGTTATAAATGCCTGTCATATTTCCTTTTAGGACTTTTTGGatgcttaaatgagataatagaagggctattattttttattttatgtctttatttactCTCATCTTCAACACATGTACATGGCTAGAGCTACATTGTCCAGTACTGCAGCTATCTGCCATGTGTATCTATTTAACTTCAAATGAATGACAATCACAGAAAATTATAAGTTCAGTTTCTCAGTCTcatagccacatttcaagtgcccaaCAGCCGCACGTGGCTAATGGCCACCATATTGTCAGCACAGATACAGAACGTTTTCATCGTCTCATCATAGGCAGCATTGGACTAGAACGTCAGAGTAACCATAGCTAACACCAGCAGCTGACCTAGCCTTGGCCCTGGCTCTGACTGACTttcctcaacccccacccccctgaaTAGGACGGGTCTTGGCCCTTTGTCATGAGAAGTGGCACTTTTTTATACCTCCAAATCGGGATCCTAGAGAAATGGCAACCGCTGCCTCAATGACAAGAATAACATTTTGAGCACTTAAGTATTTGCTAGGCATTGTGACCAGCATTTGACATGCATTATTTCAATTCAGCCTCCCCACGACTCCATTAGGTAGGCACTGTTTTACCatggaggaaatggaggcttagagatGTGGAGTAaatagcccaaggtcacacgacGAGGAAGCTGCCAGACCCGGAGCTGCAGCTGGGGCTCTGCCTCAGAACCTGAGCATTTATGTGAGCAGCTAGTGGTTCTCCACCCCTGAAGTACCTCAGAAAGGAGCCAGTGTCCTGGCTGCACCTCAACTGAATTTAATTTAGATCTATTAGGTTAGCGTAAAAGTAACCGCtgtttaaaagatgaaaaataattgcaaaaaccgcaattacttttgcaccaacctaatactagaGTGGGTCCCAAGCACTGGTCTTTTTTATAAGCTCTACAGTTGCTTCTAGCATGTGGCTGGCGGACAACCCCTGCACCGAGCCAGAAACCAAGAGTCCTCCTTCATATGCCACGGTTCttgtttctccttcttcttgactcaggtctttgttttctctttggagGCAGTGGGGGCCTGTGATTTTTCCAAGTAGGGGCTGTCTGAGCAGCCCTGTGGTTGGGCGTGGGGAAGAGTGATACCGTGGCCCAGGCTCACTGGGTCATGTGTCACTTTGGTCCAGGTGTTGACCATGTCCCCTGCAGCATCCTGGGCCCACTCATGGAGGGTGGGACATGCCCTGGAGCTGGAGCAGGAGAGGCACATTTTCTTGGCCTGTGTCTGCTCTGACCTTGCAAGACACCTCCACTGCCTTTCACTACCGCCCGCAACCTCCCTTTCGGAATCAGTTTCGATTTCAGAATTGTTGTGCACTTGTCTGAAAAGTCTCGTATTTCAGACACCGCAGGGCAAATCCTTCTGGGCATCACAGAACCATGTTTTACAAGATTAaggcacggggtgggggtggggggagaagactGTACAATAATGAGTTCATAACATTGGAAAACAGGACACGTGGGAGGACCACTCCCAGGCAATGACCAAAATAAAATACCTGGCATGCAGTTGCCATAGCAATTGTCCAAAGGTGCCAGGTAGCAGCAGTTCCTCTCCCAATCCCTGCTCATTTCAGCAGGAAGAAGCCAAGTGGCTGGGAAAGCTCCAGGTGACTGGTCACCTTGGGCAGAGATGGAGGCAACACAGTCTCCCGGCTTACCCTACCTTCACAGAGCCCCTGGACACCCACCAGGGCTCTCCTCAATGTGCCTACCTTAAATGGCATCCCTGGGAATGGTTCTGGGGATGCATCACtacttatttagtttttataCTGGGACCCAATCTTCCTTTGTTGGAGGGTCCCACCTCTTCTCCCTAGGTGTACAGCCTGTTTTGAGGTCTTCAGAGGAGCCAAATCTGGgttcaacaaaataaatagatttgGGCCCCTAGATCTTCTATTGTCCAGAGGTAATGTGGGTTTGGCTTCTAAGTAGGGACATAAACACTCATAACTTTCTCCTGTTTTACAAAGACTCTTGCTCAACCATGTGCCCCCCTCTAGTTACCGTCTCCTATTTCATGTATCCTTTACAACAAGTCTCCTTAAAGAATTTGTCCACATTCACTTCCTTTGCTTAACTTTCTCCTTCCTATCACCATTCAAACCACCGAAATCTGGCTTATGTTCCCACCACTCTATTGAGAGCTCTTGCCAAGGTCACCGATCACTTGGGATGAGATCTAATGTACATATTAGTAGGGGACACTGTTGACCACCCCagatttttgaaacatttctatAGCTTCCATGACACTATCTTTTCCTGGTGGCATCTGGCATTTTGATGCAGCCCTCTTGGTGTGGTGAGATTTTAAGAAACAACCTATTAAGCTTCcaactttaaaaaagtattgtcagggtggccggttagctcagttggttagagcgtggtgctaataacaccaaggt is part of the Rhinolophus sinicus isolate RSC01 linkage group LG03, ASM3656204v1, whole genome shotgun sequence genome and harbors:
- the PPP1R14D gene encoding protein phosphatase 1 regulatory subunit 14D isoform X5, whose translation is MQRLLRENPSKKVQWASGKRRTSSTDSDSKSYADPSKVSRSRRPSRLTVKYDRGQLQRWLEMEQWVDSKVQELFQDQPTPSEPEIDLEALMELPTEEQKTQLEAILRDCTRPTEPFISELLNQLKKLRRLSRPQK
- the PPP1R14D gene encoding protein phosphatase 1 regulatory subunit 14D isoform X3, whose product is MQRLLSPASCTSPNPDRENPSKKVQWASGKRRTSSTDSDSKSYADPSKVSRSRRPSRLTVKYDRGQLQRWLEMEQWVDSKVQELFQDQPTPSEPEIDLEALMELPTEEQKTQLEAILRDCTRPTEPFISELLNQLKKLRRLSRPQK
- the PPP1R14D gene encoding protein phosphatase 1 regulatory subunit 14D isoform X4; its protein translation is MLSSSPASCTSPNPDRENPSKKVQWASGKRRTSSTDSDSKSYADPSKVSRSRRPSRLTVKYDRGQLQRWLEMEQWVDSKVQELFQDQPTPSEPEIDLEALMELPTEEQKTQLEAILRDCTRPTEPFISELLNQLKKLRRLSRPQK